A window of Gudongella oleilytica genomic DNA:
TGCACTTAATTCGGTTCAATTGGCTCAAAAAAGTGTGGATCAGGCTGCCAATGGGCTGAACTCTGCAAAGATCAATTTTGAATTAAATAAGGAGAAGATAGAAAACGCAATGCTTAATCTGGAAAGGACAAGGGTCCTCTACGAGGAAGGCGCAGTCTCAAAGAGCCAGCTTGAGCAGGCAGAGCTGTCTGCGAATGCCCTTAACCTTGATGTCCTGAAGGCTCAGGTTACTCAGGCAGAGATTGCATATCAGCAGTCACTTTCTCAGCTTGAGCAGGCAAGAGTAGGCTACGATCAGGCTCAAAGCGGATTGGAGAACACTATAGTCAAGTCACCAATAAAGGGAACAGTATCTGCCCTTAATGTGGTCCAGGGTCAGATCGCCACAGGCGCACAGGTTGCTGCAACAGTCGTTGAGACTGACAGAGTGTTTCTCAAGGTAAACGTGGTTGAAAATATTGTAACCAAGCTCTCAGCAGGACAAAAAGCACTTATTTCAGTCCCGTCTGTATCCGACGAATTGATCGAGAGCACGATAGAATACGTAAGCCCCACAGCTGATCCGAGAAGTCAGCTGTATTCAGTGAGGATATATATAGACAATCCTACAGGATCAATAAAGCCCGGTATGACCGGAGAGGTCACTTTGACTCTTGAGTCCGTAGAAAATTCAATAATAGTCAAATCCGATGCAGTTCTTTATGATAACGGAGAGACCTATCTATTCGTGGTTGAAGGGGACAAGGCAGTCAAAAGGATAGTAGAAACTGGCCTTGACACTGGCGATCATGTAGAGATAAAGAGCGGTCTTAAGGCTGGAGAAAAACTAATAGTCCAGGGGCAGCATTACGTGGCAGACGGTGGCGAAGTGAAAGTTGTAAGGGGTGAATAGCTGTGAATCTATCCAAGTTTTCAGTTAAAAAGCCCGTTACAATTACGATGATAGTGCTTGTGGTTGTACTTCTAGGTGCCATATCCCTCACCAGGCTCCCCATAGACCTGTTTCCCGAGATTGAGGTCCCTGTCGCTATAGTATCCACAACTTATTCAGGGACAGGTCCTGAGGAGATGGAAAATCTTATTACAAGGCAAATTGAAGGAGCAGTGGCTACAGTAGGGAACATCGATACGGTAAGCTCCATTTCCTCTGAGGGAAGCTCCATCGTAATAGCACAGTTCAACTTTGGGGTGGACATGGATAATGCAGCTCTTGAGATGAGAGAAAAGGTAGACCTTGTTAAAAGCTTCCTTCCTCAGGATGCAGAGGAGCCTATGGTTCTTAAGATTGACCCTAACGCTATGCCGATAGTCCAGATAGCACTCACCTCATCTGGAGACCTTGCAACGCTTCAGGAGCTTGCAGAGGACACCTTCAGCCAAAGGTTTGAAAGGATCGACGGTGTTGCATCTGTCGATATAAGCGGAGGCTACTCAAGAGAGATAGAGGTAAGGGTAAGTGAAGGCCAGCTTTCCGGGATGGGTTTATCCATCAATCAGCTGTCGCAGCTTATTGGAGCCTCCAACCTGAATTATCCCGGTGGAAATGTTATGAAGGGGGATCAGGAGCTCTCAATAAGAGTCACAGGAGAATTTTCATCAGTTGAGGAAATTCGCAGCATGCCTATTACTCTTTCAACAGGGGATGTAATAAGGCTTGGAGACATCGCAGAGGTTGAGCTTGTAAACAGAGAATTAAATACCATTGCAAGGACGAACGGGCGTGAAAGCATCAACATGTCCATCCAGAAGCAGTCGGGTAGAAATACTGTTGAGGTAGCTGAGCTTATACACGATGAGCTTGAGAAGCTTCAAAGCGATTATCCCGAGATAGGCTTTCAGGTAGTAATGGACAATTCCCTTTATATAACACAGTCGATAAATACGGTGGCCCAGAATGCGATCTTTGGTTCTATACTTGCCATCGTGATCCTTTATATTTTTCTAAAGAATTTAAGGACTACCACCATAATAGGGATATCTATACCGATATCTCTGATAGCGTCCTTTATACTCCTGTACTTCAATGGGATCACACTAAACCTCATGACCCTTGGAGGGCTGGCAATGGCTGTGGGTATGCTTGTAGACAGTGCCATTGTAGTACTTGAGAACATATTCCGTTTCCGAACGGAGGGCATGTCGAAGTATGACGCTGCCATTAAGGGAGCATCCGAGGTTGGAATGGCTATAACAGCATCTACCCTTACAACAATTGCGGTTTTTATACCAATAGTATTTGTTGAAGGCTTCGTTGGAACGATATTTAGGGACTTTGCCCTGACTGTAACGCTGTCATTGGCTGCATCTTTGGTTGTTTCACTGACGCTTATCCCAATGCTGTCGTCTAAGATCCTTAGCGTAACTGAAAGCACCGGGAAAAAGAGAAAGCTTGAGAAGCTGTACAATTTGTTTGACAACGGCTATGAAAAGCTTGAAAACAAATATAAAAGCCTGCTTGAAAAGGGTATCGAGAACAGGAAGAAGACGATACTCATTGCAGTTGTAGTATTTGTACTCAGTATTGCAAGCCTAGCAGTAGTAGGTATGGAATTTCTGCCCACAACTGATGAGGGAATGATATCCATAAACATCAGGCTGCCCCTTGGAGCAAGTCTTGATAAGGTGGACGCTCTATCTGCAGAGGTTGAAGAGGCTATTTTTGATCTTCCTGAAATAGAATCCATGGCAGCCAACGTAGGTGGCGGAGGATTCATGATGGGTAGCGTTATGGGCGGAACCAGCAACAGCTCGAATATTTCTTTGATGCTGTACCCGCTTTCTGAAAGAGACAGAAGTACCTCCGAGGTAGCAGAGGAGATAAGGACGAGAGTAAGGGATATTCCTGGGGCAGAAATATCTGTAAGCGAGACCTCCAATATGGGAATGATATCCTCAGGTGCACCCATAAGCATAAGCATAAAGGGACCGGAGCTTGATGTACTTGGAACAATTTCAAATGATTTC
This region includes:
- a CDS encoding efflux RND transporter periplasmic adaptor subunit, yielding MKNIIKKGLLAFSFAAALALSGCSTEVAEEPRETYTPVEIETTELGTLESTVTLSGRLSASEEVSLFPKAQGVVTSVNVKIGDAVEEGTVLFTIEQDDYARNTESALNSVQLAQKSVDQAANGLNSAKINFELNKEKIENAMLNLERTRVLYEEGAVSKSQLEQAELSANALNLDVLKAQVTQAEIAYQQSLSQLEQARVGYDQAQSGLENTIVKSPIKGTVSALNVVQGQIATGAQVAATVVETDRVFLKVNVVENIVTKLSAGQKALISVPSVSDELIESTIEYVSPTADPRSQLYSVRIYIDNPTGSIKPGMTGEVTLTLESVENSIIVKSDAVLYDNGETYLFVVEGDKAVKRIVETGLDTGDHVEIKSGLKAGEKLIVQGQHYVADGGEVKVVRGE
- a CDS encoding efflux RND transporter permease subunit, translated to MNLSKFSVKKPVTITMIVLVVVLLGAISLTRLPIDLFPEIEVPVAIVSTTYSGTGPEEMENLITRQIEGAVATVGNIDTVSSISSEGSSIVIAQFNFGVDMDNAALEMREKVDLVKSFLPQDAEEPMVLKIDPNAMPIVQIALTSSGDLATLQELAEDTFSQRFERIDGVASVDISGGYSREIEVRVSEGQLSGMGLSINQLSQLIGASNLNYPGGNVMKGDQELSIRVTGEFSSVEEIRSMPITLSTGDVIRLGDIAEVELVNRELNTIARTNGRESINMSIQKQSGRNTVEVAELIHDELEKLQSDYPEIGFQVVMDNSLYITQSINTVAQNAIFGSILAIVILYIFLKNLRTTTIIGISIPISLIASFILLYFNGITLNLMTLGGLAMAVGMLVDSAIVVLENIFRFRTEGMSKYDAAIKGASEVGMAITASTLTTIAVFIPIVFVEGFVGTIFRDFALTVTLSLAASLVVSLTLIPMLSSKILSVTESTGKKRKLEKLYNLFDNGYEKLENKYKSLLEKGIENRKKTILIAVVVFVLSIASLAVVGMEFLPTTDEGMISINIRLPLGASLDKVDALSAEVEEAIFDLPEIESMAANVGGGGFMMGSVMGGTSNSSNISLMLYPLSERDRSTSEVAEEIRTRVRDIPGAEISVSETSNMGMISSGAPISISIKGPELDVLGTISNDFKEMIQSVSGTREVSTSVSDAVPLVQVAVNKEQAAAYGLTAAQVATGVRSSSAGTTVSRFKQGGDEISIVIKPMEDVTESLNTFSQLQISSPTGANIPLSQLADITIERGPTAINRDNQERVVTVTSQIIDRDLNSIVQDIEAKFKNYDMPEGYSYTIGGENEEMIDAFSQLAQALGLAIILIYMVMAAQFESLIYPFIIMFTIPLAFSGGALGLFFTGRSLGVTALIGVIILSGIVVNNGIVLIDYINTLRKEGMDRKEAILKAGPVRLRPILMTTLTTVLGLIPIAVGIGEGAELMAPLGSVVIGGLTLSTVLTLVLVPAIYTLLDDLSINLKQRFSKKSSNAEEVQHE